One window of the Pedobacter ginsengisoli genome contains the following:
- a CDS encoding M1 family metallopeptidase: MKKLLFSTIAMLCVITFAKAQLLNGVQKSSRADSLRGALTPLRTCYNINYYHLDVKINIDDKSISGSNEFRFTATQNFSKLQFDLFYNLNVEKVVFNNEELPFKREFNAVFVTFPKEIKKGAKESFTVYYSGSPVIAKNPPWDGGFIFTKDKSGNPWVSVACQGFGASCWWPNKDHQSDEVDSMLISISVPKDLQDISNGRLRNIVQKPDNYTQYNWFVANPINNYNVTFYVGKYVHWSDQFQGEKGNLSIDYWALKEDSLKARPHWNADVKPMLKSFEHWFGPYPFYEDGYKLVQSPHLGMEHQSAVAYGNQFKMGYLGRDLSDSGWGLKFDFITIHESGHEWFGNNITSTDIADMWIHEAFTNYSETLFTESEHGKEAGTDYVVGIRRNIQNDIPIIGQYDVNKEGSGDMYYKGANMIHIIRQLINNDEKFRNILRGLNKVFYHKTVTTKQVENYIAKQSGLKLDKIFDQYLRYANIPTLEYKIEGSKLSYRWLADVKNFDMPVKVTLKEGAFSLLHPSMQWKTAELGKGITENTFKADRNFYIKLKKS, encoded by the coding sequence ATGAAGAAGCTATTATTCAGCACCATTGCCATGCTTTGTGTAATAACTTTTGCAAAAGCACAGCTACTTAACGGAGTCCAGAAATCTTCAAGGGCCGATAGTCTTAGAGGCGCTCTTACCCCATTAAGAACCTGTTATAATATTAATTACTATCACCTGGATGTTAAAATCAATATAGATGATAAATCCATAAGTGGAAGTAATGAATTTAGATTTACTGCAACTCAAAACTTCAGCAAACTACAATTTGACCTGTTCTATAATCTTAATGTCGAGAAAGTAGTTTTTAATAATGAAGAACTACCTTTCAAAAGAGAATTCAATGCTGTATTCGTAACCTTTCCTAAAGAAATTAAAAAAGGAGCAAAAGAAAGTTTCACTGTATACTATTCCGGCAGTCCGGTAATTGCAAAGAATCCGCCATGGGATGGGGGTTTTATTTTCACTAAAGATAAATCTGGCAATCCTTGGGTTTCTGTAGCCTGCCAGGGCTTTGGTGCAAGCTGCTGGTGGCCCAACAAAGACCACCAAAGCGATGAGGTTGATAGCATGCTGATCAGTATCAGCGTACCTAAAGACCTTCAGGATATTTCCAATGGCCGATTAAGAAACATAGTTCAAAAACCGGACAACTACACCCAGTATAATTGGTTTGTAGCCAACCCAATAAATAACTATAATGTGACCTTTTATGTTGGCAAGTATGTCCACTGGTCTGATCAGTTTCAGGGCGAAAAAGGCAACTTATCTATTGACTACTGGGCACTTAAGGAAGATAGCCTTAAAGCAAGGCCCCACTGGAATGCAGATGTAAAACCTATGCTAAAATCTTTTGAGCACTGGTTTGGCCCTTATCCGTTTTATGAAGATGGTTATAAGCTTGTACAATCCCCTCATTTAGGTATGGAGCATCAAAGTGCAGTAGCCTATGGCAATCAATTTAAAATGGGCTATCTCGGAAGAGATTTATCAGATTCAGGCTGGGGTTTAAAATTCGATTTCATTACTATTCACGAAAGCGGACACGAGTGGTTTGGAAACAATATCACCTCCACAGATATAGCTGACATGTGGATTCATGAAGCATTTACAAACTACTCTGAAACCCTGTTTACAGAATCTGAACATGGAAAAGAAGCCGGAACAGATTATGTTGTAGGCATCAGACGCAATATCCAGAACGACATTCCAATCATTGGGCAATACGATGTTAACAAAGAAGGATCGGGCGATATGTATTACAAAGGAGCAAATATGATCCATATCATCCGTCAACTGATCAACAATGACGAGAAGTTCAGGAACATATTGAGGGGTTTAAACAAAGTATTTTATCATAAAACAGTTACCACTAAGCAAGTAGAAAACTACATCGCAAAGCAATCTGGCCTAAAGTTGGACAAGATATTTGACCAGTACCTACGTTATGCCAATATCCCTACTTTAGAATATAAAATTGAAGGTTCAAAATTATCTTACCGTTGGCTGGCAGATGTAAAGAACTTTGACATGCCTGTTAAAGTAACCCTAAAAGAAGGTGCTTTTTCGCTTTTGCACCCCTCAATGCAATGGAAAACGGCTGAATTAGGCAAAGGCATAACAGAAAATACTTTTAAAGCAGACCGTAACTTCTATATTAAACTTAAAAAATCATAG
- a CDS encoding head GIN domain-containing protein, whose protein sequence is MKKLSSILILAFLAVGVTSKASNLSTTSATYHSNQQRQVSNFTGIEIGGSINAKVKLGNTESLRLEGDQEAIENLITEVKNGVLTIKPKTKWNDWFKKFKNAKITAYITAKKITSLGLGGSGSIDVEGTINSSSLSVAVSGSGNIKASASVNSFEGAISGSGDLSINGKAKSSEIAISGSGTFSGKNFSVETISAHVSGSGNIYIDAQKSIDAAISGSGNISYSGNPTIQKSVSGSGGVRKI, encoded by the coding sequence ATGAAAAAACTAAGTTCAATATTAATCCTGGCATTCTTAGCAGTCGGAGTGACAAGTAAGGCTTCTAACCTAAGTACTACCAGCGCTACCTACCATTCAAACCAACAGAGACAGGTAAGCAATTTTACAGGTATCGAAATTGGCGGTTCTATTAACGCAAAAGTTAAGCTTGGGAACACAGAAAGTCTTAGACTGGAAGGCGATCAGGAGGCTATAGAAAACCTTATTACTGAAGTAAAAAATGGTGTGCTAACCATTAAACCAAAAACGAAATGGAACGATTGGTTTAAGAAATTCAAAAACGCAAAAATAACAGCCTATATCACAGCAAAAAAGATCACATCATTGGGACTGGGTGGTTCAGGAAGTATAGATGTTGAAGGAACAATCAATTCTTCTTCATTAAGTGTTGCTGTAAGTGGCTCTGGAAACATCAAAGCCTCAGCTAGCGTAAATAGCTTCGAGGGTGCAATCAGTGGTTCCGGAGACTTGTCAATTAATGGAAAAGCCAAGAGTTCAGAAATTGCTATTAGTGGTTCAGGTACATTCTCTGGAAAGAATTTCTCAGTAGAAACCATTTCAGCCCATGTAAGCGGCTCTGGAAATATTTACATTGATGCACAAAAAAGCATTGATGCCGCAATAAGCGGATCAGGAAATATAAGCTATTCAGGCAATCCTACAATTCAGAAATCCGTATCTGGATCTGGAGGCGTTAGAAAGATATAA
- the odhB gene encoding 2-oxoglutarate dehydrogenase complex dihydrolipoyllysine-residue succinyltransferase: MSIEIKVPPVGESITEVVLSRWVKNDGDVVEMDEVIAELESDKATFELTAEQAGTLKTVAAEGDTLAIGAVVCKIEDGGAAPKAKEEPAKEEKPAATADKAAVPVAEKGGENYATGTPSPAAGKILAEKGVDAASVKGTGVDGRITKEDALAAEKSQPKTAAPAAAKAAPVIAAVAGSRNERREKMSPLRKTVAKRLVTVKNETAMLTTFNEVNMKPIMDLRGKYKDQFKEKFGVGLGFMSFFTKAVCEALKDFPAVNAKIDGEEIVYNDFADISIAVSAPKGLVVPIIRNAESMSLAQIEKTVIELATKARDSKLTIDEMTGGTFTITNGGVFGSMMSTPIINAPQSAILGMHNIIERPVAEKGEVVIRPMMYVALSYDHRIIDGRESVGFLVRVKQLLEDPARLLLGV; this comes from the coding sequence ATGAGTATAGAAATAAAAGTTCCGCCAGTAGGCGAGTCGATAACCGAAGTTGTTTTATCACGTTGGGTAAAAAACGATGGGGATGTAGTTGAAATGGACGAAGTAATTGCCGAATTGGAATCTGATAAGGCAACGTTTGAATTAACTGCAGAACAAGCCGGAACTTTAAAAACAGTAGCTGCCGAAGGTGATACACTTGCCATTGGTGCTGTAGTTTGTAAAATTGAAGATGGTGGTGCTGCACCTAAAGCTAAAGAAGAACCTGCTAAGGAAGAAAAACCTGCTGCTACTGCAGATAAAGCCGCTGTTCCGGTTGCTGAAAAAGGTGGTGAGAATTATGCTACAGGTACTCCTTCGCCAGCTGCAGGAAAAATCCTTGCTGAGAAAGGCGTTGATGCTGCTTCTGTAAAAGGAACTGGTGTTGATGGAAGAATTACTAAGGAAGATGCATTGGCTGCTGAGAAATCTCAACCAAAAACTGCTGCTCCTGCTGCTGCTAAAGCTGCTCCTGTTATAGCTGCTGTTGCAGGTTCTAGAAATGAGCGCAGAGAGAAAATGTCGCCATTGCGTAAAACAGTTGCTAAACGTTTGGTTACTGTTAAAAATGAAACTGCAATGTTGACTACATTTAATGAGGTTAACATGAAGCCGATTATGGATTTAAGAGGCAAATATAAAGATCAGTTTAAAGAGAAATTTGGTGTAGGCTTAGGCTTTATGAGTTTCTTTACTAAAGCTGTTTGCGAGGCGTTAAAAGATTTCCCTGCAGTAAATGCTAAAATTGACGGTGAGGAAATAGTTTATAATGACTTTGCTGATATCTCTATCGCTGTTTCTGCGCCTAAAGGATTGGTTGTTCCGATCATTAGAAATGCAGAAAGCATGAGCCTTGCTCAGATTGAGAAAACTGTTATTGAGCTTGCTACTAAAGCTCGTGATAGCAAATTGACTATTGATGAAATGACAGGAGGTACATTCACAATTACAAATGGTGGTGTGTTTGGATCTATGATGTCTACTCCAATTATTAATGCTCCTCAGTCAGCAATTTTAGGTATGCACAATATTATTGAACGTCCGGTAGCTGAAAAGGGAGAGGTGGTAATTCGCCCGATGATGTACGTAGCTTTATCTTATGACCACAGAATTATTGATGGTAGAGAGTCGGTAGGCTTTTTGGTAAGGGTTAAACAATTATTGGAAGATCCAGCCAGATTATTGTTAGGAGTTTAA
- a CDS encoding 2-oxoglutarate dehydrogenase E1 component, which produces MDNLSYLNGANAEYIESLYQSYKQDPNSVEFGWQKFFEGFDFGRGSSGTSVSSETPEHFLKEINVLNLINGYRQRGHLFTQTNPVRERRHHLPTLDMENFGLTKADLDTVFNSGIEIGIGAAKLSDIIDFLKQTYCRSIGAEYKYVRTPEVLSWIENKMESVRNTPNFSIDEKRRILKKLNEAVSFENFLGTKFLGQKRFSLEGAEALIPALDSVIEKGAELGIEEFVIGMAHRGRLNVLANIMQKTYKDIFAEFEGKGYSAESPFGGDVKYHLGYSTDVTTNNGSSVHLSLCPNPSHLETVNGVVEGMTRSKIDFKYGGDNARIAPILIHGDASVAGQGIVYEVIQMAGLDGYKTGGTIHLIINNQIGFTTNYKDGRTSTYCTDIAKVTLSPVFHVNGDDPEALVYAINLAMEYRQKYRNDVFIDILCYRRFGHNEADEPKFTQPLLYKSIEKHANPRDIYIQQLIGEGKLEASLAKEMEKEFRGILQERLNEAKEITSTYHEVKFGGAWSDMRLATPKDFETSPNTSVKKSTLLEVAKRISTLPSNKKFFKKIEKLFDERSKMANTTHVFDWAMGEQLAYGTLLAEGKRVRLSGQDVERGTFSHRHAVITLEDSEEEYIPLANISDQQAPFDIYNSHLSEYGVLGFEYGYAMANPNALTIWEAQFGDFFNGAQIVVDQYIASAETKWQRENGLVMLLPHGYEGQGPEHSSARIERFMELCADYNMQVANCTTPANFFHALRRQFKRDFRKPLVVFTPKSLLRNPQCVSKLTEFTDGKFQEVINDENVNATDVRRVLFCSGKIYYELLEKQQKDQIKDVAIVRVEQLYPTPLEQMETVYKKYKNAKEAVWVQEEPENMGAWPYLLRKLRRTIFSDIELISRKESSSTATGFAKQHADQQAYILAKAFEAPVTETEKKIAKKSVNKVYNVD; this is translated from the coding sequence ATGGATAATTTATCTTATCTCAACGGCGCAAATGCCGAATACATAGAATCCTTATACCAGTCTTATAAACAAGATCCTAATTCCGTTGAATTTGGTTGGCAAAAGTTTTTTGAAGGCTTTGATTTTGGAAGAGGATCTTCAGGAACATCTGTTAGTTCTGAAACCCCGGAGCATTTTTTAAAAGAAATTAATGTTCTTAATTTAATTAACGGGTATCGCCAGCGTGGTCACCTGTTTACCCAAACTAATCCGGTAAGGGAAAGACGCCATCATTTACCTACTTTGGATATGGAAAACTTTGGATTAACAAAGGCAGACCTTGACACTGTATTTAATTCTGGAATTGAGATTGGTATTGGAGCGGCCAAACTGAGTGATATAATTGATTTTTTAAAGCAAACTTATTGCCGTTCTATTGGTGCTGAATATAAGTATGTACGTACTCCTGAAGTTCTTTCGTGGATTGAAAATAAAATGGAGAGCGTACGTAATACTCCAAATTTCTCTATTGATGAGAAAAGAAGGATATTAAAGAAATTGAATGAGGCGGTTAGTTTTGAGAATTTCCTTGGAACTAAGTTTCTTGGTCAGAAGCGTTTTTCTCTTGAAGGTGCTGAAGCTTTAATACCTGCCCTGGATTCGGTAATTGAGAAAGGTGCAGAACTTGGAATTGAAGAGTTTGTAATTGGTATGGCACACAGAGGGCGCTTAAACGTTCTTGCCAATATCATGCAGAAAACCTATAAGGATATCTTTGCTGAATTTGAAGGTAAAGGTTACAGTGCTGAATCTCCTTTTGGAGGTGATGTGAAATACCACCTTGGTTACTCAACTGACGTAACTACAAATAATGGTAGTAGTGTGCATTTGAGTTTATGCCCTAACCCGTCTCACCTGGAAACAGTGAATGGCGTGGTAGAAGGTATGACCAGATCTAAAATTGACTTTAAGTACGGTGGCGACAATGCGCGCATTGCACCGATTTTAATACATGGTGATGCTTCTGTAGCGGGACAGGGTATTGTTTATGAAGTAATTCAGATGGCTGGTTTGGATGGTTATAAAACCGGTGGTACAATTCACCTGATTATTAACAACCAGATTGGTTTTACTACAAACTATAAAGATGGCCGTACCAGTACTTATTGTACTGATATTGCTAAAGTAACCCTATCGCCGGTATTTCATGTGAATGGTGATGACCCTGAGGCTTTAGTATATGCCATTAATTTAGCAATGGAATATCGTCAGAAATATAGAAATGATGTATTCATTGATATATTATGTTACCGCAGATTTGGCCACAATGAGGCTGATGAGCCTAAGTTCACCCAACCACTTCTATACAAAAGTATAGAGAAACATGCTAATCCACGTGATATTTATATTCAGCAATTGATTGGTGAGGGTAAACTTGAAGCGAGTTTGGCTAAGGAAATGGAGAAAGAGTTCCGTGGTATATTGCAGGAACGCTTAAATGAGGCTAAAGAAATAACTTCTACATATCATGAGGTGAAATTTGGCGGTGCATGGTCAGACATGCGTTTAGCTACACCTAAAGATTTTGAAACTTCGCCAAATACTTCTGTTAAAAAATCAACATTGCTTGAAGTTGCTAAAAGAATAAGTACGCTTCCATCAAATAAAAAGTTCTTCAAGAAAATAGAGAAACTTTTTGATGAGCGGAGTAAAATGGCCAATACTACTCATGTATTCGATTGGGCAATGGGTGAGCAACTGGCTTATGGTACTTTGTTAGCTGAAGGAAAAAGAGTGCGTTTAAGTGGTCAGGATGTTGAACGCGGAACATTCTCGCACAGACATGCGGTTATTACTCTTGAAGATTCTGAGGAAGAATATATCCCATTGGCAAATATTTCTGACCAGCAAGCTCCTTTTGATATTTACAATTCGCATTTATCTGAGTATGGTGTGTTGGGCTTTGAATATGGTTATGCAATGGCTAATCCTAATGCGCTTACCATTTGGGAAGCCCAGTTTGGTGACTTCTTTAACGGGGCTCAGATTGTTGTAGATCAGTATATTGCAAGTGCTGAAACTAAATGGCAACGCGAAAATGGTTTGGTAATGTTATTGCCTCATGGTTATGAAGGACAAGGGCCGGAGCACTCATCTGCAAGGATTGAGCGTTTTATGGAGCTTTGTGCTGATTATAATATGCAGGTAGCTAACTGTACAACTCCAGCTAACTTTTTCCACGCATTACGCAGACAGTTTAAACGTGATTTCAGAAAGCCTTTGGTAGTGTTTACGCCAAAAAGTTTATTGCGTAACCCTCAGTGTGTTTCGAAGCTTACTGAGTTTACCGATGGTAAATTCCAGGAGGTTATTAACGATGAAAATGTTAATGCAACTGATGTTAGAAGGGTATTATTCTGTTCGGGTAAGATCTATTATGAGTTGTTGGAAAAACAACAAAAAGATCAGATCAAGGATGTTGCTATTGTTCGTGTGGAGCAGCTTTATCCAACTCCGTTGGAACAAATGGAAACCGTGTATAAGAAATACAAAAATGCTAAGGAGGCAGTTTGGGTACAGGAAGAGCCTGAGAATATGGGCGCATGGCCATATTTGTTACGTAAATTAAGAAGAACTATCTTTAGTGATATTGAACTGATTTCAAGAAAAGAAAGCAGTAGTACTGCCACTGGATTTGCAAAACAACATGCAGATCAACAGGCATATATTTTAGCAAAAGCTTTTGAAGCACCTGTTACTGAAACAGAGAAAAAGATTGCTAAAAAATCAGTGAACAAAGTTTATAATGTAGATTAG
- a CDS encoding MerR family transcriptional regulator, with product MKKYSISDIEGLIGIKAHTIRAWEIRYNLVPPKRTLTNIRYYDEEDLKSLLNIVTLNENGYKISKIAKMSKQQIFDLVTQLKADWHNDSVQILSLSNATIDYNEEAFSNTLAGCIEEMGLIQTMDLVLFPFMKKVGMLWQTGAIDPSHEHFASNLIRDRIIVEIDKVEKPHKDEPKRFLLFLPEAEMHEAGLLFARFLLKSCGQDTLYLGSGIPYADLKKIIAAYKPDYSFIVLTSLNLGKDINKIVGKVMDNLNVPLLVAGSLISEFDILVKDQLTPLKNVCDMVDFLEDL from the coding sequence GTGAAAAAATACTCAATTAGCGATATCGAAGGCCTTATAGGCATAAAAGCACATACCATTAGGGCATGGGAAATACGGTACAATCTTGTACCGCCCAAAAGGACGTTAACCAACATCAGGTATTATGATGAGGAGGATTTAAAATCACTTTTAAATATTGTTACGCTTAATGAAAACGGCTACAAGATTAGCAAAATAGCTAAAATGAGTAAGCAGCAGATTTTTGATCTGGTTACTCAACTTAAGGCCGACTGGCATAATGATTCTGTTCAGATACTTAGCCTTTCTAATGCAACTATCGATTATAATGAAGAGGCTTTTTCAAATACCCTGGCTGGCTGTATTGAGGAAATGGGTTTGATTCAAACTATGGATCTGGTATTGTTCCCTTTTATGAAGAAGGTTGGTATGCTTTGGCAAACGGGAGCTATTGATCCTTCTCATGAACATTTTGCTTCTAACCTGATAAGAGATCGTATTATTGTTGAGATTGATAAGGTTGAGAAGCCTCATAAGGATGAACCTAAACGCTTTCTGCTTTTTTTGCCAGAGGCTGAGATGCATGAGGCTGGTTTGTTATTTGCGAGATTTTTACTGAAAAGCTGCGGACAGGATACATTGTACCTTGGTTCGGGAATACCTTATGCTGACCTGAAAAAAATAATAGCGGCCTATAAACCTGACTACTCTTTTATTGTGCTGACCTCATTAAATTTAGGTAAGGATATTAATAAAATAGTAGGAAAGGTGATGGATAATTTGAACGTACCGCTGTTAGTGGCAGGGAGTTTGATATCTGAATTTGACATTCTTGTGAAGGATCAACTGACTCCACTAAAAAATGTTTGCGATATGGTTGATTTTCTTGAAGATTTATAA
- a CDS encoding DASH family cryptochrome has protein sequence MKSKKILVWFRNDLRLHDNEMLVEAIAKSDCILPIYFFDPRYFESTSFETEKTGARRAQFLLESVLALRTAFQKLGGDILLIQGKPEEHIPIIVEQLEISEVYHHREVGPEETLVSGYVEDALWKQRVNLKHFIGHTLYNKEDLPFPIKDIPDVFTQFKKKTERDAIVKSCFESPLEITFAENENWGALPSLLELGLAEPGFVSFDNETRGGELDGLEHLTKLLEPGSEIYTKYSSKVLADKQGFTSKISGWLSFGCLSPRKVYWMVKEAEASFGPNPNFNQILLGLLWRDYFRFMFKKHGIKFFQEPDFEEMILSPVEVDVAQVKKWKNGETGHLLVDKYMKELNDSGFIPHAARLVVATFLIHVLKVHWTIGAAYFEEKLIDYAPASNWGNWANVAGAGLDLKSKNTFDLDKQMKILDVVSPDTAPVA, from the coding sequence ATGAAGTCTAAGAAAATATTGGTGTGGTTCAGGAATGATCTTCGCTTACATGATAATGAAATGTTAGTTGAAGCAATTGCTAAATCGGACTGTATTTTACCTATTTATTTTTTTGATCCACGGTATTTTGAGAGTACTTCTTTTGAGACAGAGAAGACGGGAGCACGCAGGGCGCAGTTCTTATTGGAAAGTGTCTTGGCACTGAGAACGGCATTTCAAAAATTGGGTGGAGATATATTGTTGATTCAGGGTAAACCTGAGGAGCATATCCCTATTATTGTTGAACAGTTAGAAATTTCGGAAGTATATCATCACCGGGAGGTGGGGCCAGAAGAGACTTTAGTATCTGGTTATGTAGAGGATGCCTTATGGAAGCAAAGGGTTAATTTGAAGCATTTTATTGGGCATACACTTTATAATAAAGAAGATTTACCTTTTCCCATAAAGGATATTCCTGATGTTTTTACTCAGTTTAAAAAGAAAACTGAACGAGATGCGATTGTGAAATCCTGCTTTGAGTCGCCTTTAGAAATTACTTTTGCTGAAAATGAAAATTGGGGTGCACTACCTTCTTTATTAGAACTGGGGCTTGCTGAGCCTGGGTTTGTAAGTTTTGATAATGAAACCAGGGGAGGAGAATTGGATGGACTGGAGCATTTGACGAAATTACTTGAGCCAGGATCAGAAATTTATACCAAATACAGCTCAAAGGTTTTGGCAGATAAACAGGGATTTACTTCTAAAATTTCCGGATGGCTTTCATTCGGTTGTCTTTCGCCAAGAAAGGTTTATTGGATGGTAAAAGAGGCTGAGGCAAGTTTTGGGCCTAACCCTAATTTTAATCAGATATTGCTGGGATTGCTTTGGCGTGATTACTTTAGGTTTATGTTTAAGAAACATGGCATTAAGTTTTTTCAGGAGCCTGATTTTGAAGAAATGATTTTATCGCCAGTGGAAGTTGACGTTGCCCAGGTAAAAAAATGGAAAAATGGGGAGACCGGACATTTACTGGTTGATAAGTATATGAAGGAGTTGAATGACTCTGGATTTATTCCGCATGCAGCGCGTTTGGTGGTTGCCACTTTTCTGATTCATGTTTTAAAAGTGCACTGGACCATTGGTGCTGCTTATTTTGAAGAAAAGCTTATTGATTATGCGCCTGCAAGCAACTGGGGTAATTGGGCAAATGTTGCGGGTGCCGGCCTTGACCTTAAATCAAAGAATACATTTGATCTTGATAAGCAAATGAAAATTCTGGATGTAGTATCTCCTGATACTGCGCCTGTTGCCTGA
- a CDS encoding TIGR01777 family oxidoreductase: MRNQILITGATGMVGKKLINALHNNGHKVSVLARKANNIKNATVYLWDVYKQTIDHNCLRGIDTIIHLAGESIAEKKWTKERKQQIIDSRVMSAQLLHKTIKETQSPVKTFISASAIGYYGNRGDEILTEESGTSTGFLSRCCKLWEEAVDEGTSYGLRTVKFRIGFVLNKSEGGLASLEKPIRYFVGAPLGSGKQWTPWVHVDDIVNMFVSAVENPLYQGAYNACAPFPVTNETLTKAIAKTIKRPVWPIHVPEKVLEMILGKMSILPLISTNTSAQKLLDAGFTFKYTHLEDALTDIYK; the protein is encoded by the coding sequence ATGAGAAATCAAATCTTGATTACTGGAGCAACCGGTATGGTAGGCAAAAAACTAATAAATGCCTTACACAACAACGGGCATAAGGTTTCAGTATTAGCCAGAAAAGCGAATAATATTAAAAATGCAACCGTGTATTTGTGGGATGTTTATAAGCAAACTATTGACCACAATTGCTTGCGGGGAATTGATACGATCATACATTTGGCAGGAGAAAGCATTGCAGAAAAGAAATGGACAAAAGAGCGCAAACAACAAATTATAGATAGCCGGGTAATGTCTGCGCAACTACTTCACAAAACCATAAAAGAAACACAGTCCCCAGTAAAAACCTTTATTTCTGCCTCTGCAATTGGTTATTATGGGAATCGTGGTGATGAAATATTAACAGAAGAATCAGGAACCAGTACAGGATTTCTTTCCAGGTGCTGTAAATTGTGGGAAGAAGCTGTAGATGAAGGCACCTCATACGGCCTACGGACAGTTAAATTCAGAATTGGCTTTGTGCTCAACAAATCAGAAGGAGGTCTGGCCTCTTTAGAGAAGCCAATCCGTTATTTCGTTGGCGCTCCCCTTGGTAGCGGCAAGCAATGGACACCCTGGGTTCATGTTGATGATATTGTAAATATGTTTGTCTCTGCAGTCGAGAACCCACTATACCAGGGTGCTTACAACGCATGTGCGCCTTTTCCGGTAACTAACGAGACCTTAACAAAAGCAATAGCAAAAACCATAAAACGCCCTGTATGGCCCATACATGTACCAGAAAAAGTGCTGGAGATGATTCTTGGAAAAATGAGTATCCTGCCCTTGATAAGTACAAATACATCGGCACAAAAACTCCTGGATGCAGGTTTTACATTTAAATACACCCATTTAGAGGATGCGTTAACCGATATTTATAAATAG
- a CDS encoding cryptochrome/photolyase family protein — MEKEISICWIRRDLRLNDNAALYAALKAQYPVLILFIFDTKILSKLPNQHDSRVTFIHQTLEEIHSMLTKHKSTIAIKHGTPEKVWGEILKTYNVKAVYTNHDYEPDAIKRDDALAEYLASEQIEFKTLKDQVIFEKNEILKADGKPYTVFTPYFNQWQSKLNEFYTKSYPSNNYFNNLLKIAPLPIPTLADIGFKESPQKFPTKTFNKKLTDYEDKRDFPALDATTQIGMHLRFGTISIREAASQAIKQNARKWLSELAWRDFYMMILWHFPRIVHQSFKPAYDNIKWRNNESEFEAWCNGKTGYPLVDAGMRQLNQTGYMHNRVRMVVASFLTKHLLIDWRLGEAYFAEKLLDYEMASNIGGWQWSCGCGNDAAPYFRVFNPELQAKKFDPDQAYVNKWLPEYKQQKHVQPIVEHAFARERVLKVFKEALNE, encoded by the coding sequence GTGGAAAAAGAAATAAGCATCTGCTGGATCAGACGAGATTTAAGATTAAATGATAATGCCGCTCTTTATGCAGCGCTAAAAGCACAATATCCGGTGCTTATCCTTTTCATATTTGACACAAAAATCCTCAGTAAACTTCCAAACCAGCACGACTCCAGGGTCACCTTTATACATCAAACATTAGAGGAAATCCACTCAATGCTAACAAAACATAAATCTACCATAGCCATTAAACACGGCACACCTGAAAAGGTATGGGGTGAGATTTTAAAAACATACAATGTAAAAGCTGTTTATACCAACCATGATTACGAACCTGATGCCATTAAAAGAGACGATGCACTGGCAGAATATCTTGCATCTGAGCAGATTGAATTCAAAACACTAAAAGATCAGGTAATATTTGAAAAGAACGAAATCTTAAAAGCCGATGGCAAGCCTTATACCGTTTTTACGCCCTACTTTAACCAATGGCAATCAAAACTTAATGAGTTTTACACAAAGTCATATCCTTCAAATAATTACTTCAATAACCTTCTTAAAATTGCACCTCTGCCAATACCTACATTGGCAGATATAGGTTTTAAAGAATCACCTCAAAAATTCCCGACAAAGACCTTCAACAAGAAACTTACTGACTATGAAGACAAGAGAGACTTTCCCGCTCTCGACGCTACCACACAGATTGGCATGCACCTTCGTTTTGGCACAATTAGTATCCGTGAAGCAGCCAGTCAGGCAATAAAACAAAATGCCCGCAAGTGGTTATCTGAATTGGCATGGAGAGATTTTTACATGATGATACTCTGGCACTTCCCAAGAATTGTTCATCAATCTTTTAAACCGGCATACGATAATATAAAGTGGCGGAACAATGAATCAGAGTTCGAGGCCTGGTGTAACGGAAAAACAGGCTATCCATTGGTAGATGCAGGCATGAGACAACTCAATCAAACCGGATATATGCACAACAGAGTGCGAATGGTTGTAGCCTCCTTTTTAACTAAGCACCTGCTAATAGACTGGCGCTTGGGTGAAGCCTATTTCGCAGAGAAGTTATTAGATTATGAAATGGCCAGTAATATTGGAGGCTGGCAATGGTCATGTGGCTGCGGAAACGATGCTGCTCCCTACTTCCGGGTATTTAACCCCGAGCTGCAAGCCAAAAAGTTTGATCCAGATCAGGCTTACGTTAACAAATGGCTACCCGAGTATAAACAACAAAAGCATGTACAACCTATAGTTGAACATGCTTTTGCAAGAGAAAGGGTATTAAAAGTTTTTAAGGAGGCCTTAAATGAATAA